In one window of Sphingomonas glaciei DNA:
- a CDS encoding acyltransferase family protein, which yields MQIKAYEPHIDGLRAVAVAAVLLFHAGVPGFAGGFVGVDVFFVISGYLITGIISREISDGSFSILQFYERRARRILPALLTVLTATLVVGAVVLVPHQLTGLAQSTFATLSFASNIWFWRTIDYFSGDQHLLLHTWSLGVEEQFYIFFPLALGFFARVNRVGVGLAALFCASLALSVYLTPRMPAASFYLLPTRGWELLIGAMLARGRLTAPPWIGWVGLGAILAATSLFDASTRFPGWVALLPTLGAASFIAARHSSAARLLSLRPVVGLGLVSYSLYLWHWPALLFSRQAGLDGPAWGMVALLASLVLAVLSWRFIEGPFRARSAMPTGRLLKITAAGLMSVSLLAAVSLSGLLSRYSSEALQFAAGSADKPWSSIRCEQSPCIVGLGAPRYALWGDSHAGALGEAVSLGADGPGRIVAFNACPPVLAFRPINLKGRDLNECFERNAGLATERAPVIILAAYWPSYLEQPGFSEKFKATLKLLVRSGKKVVVIVGPGSADRDLPSNLMQQLRWTGGFDKHFARNVPPATFLDLISTSGAKVIDIGQILCPDDLCPTTINGHPLYFDSHHLSGNTGRYLGPLLAAPLASASR from the coding sequence GTGCAAATCAAAGCGTACGAGCCGCACATCGACGGCCTCCGCGCTGTCGCAGTTGCCGCAGTTCTCCTATTCCATGCTGGGGTTCCGGGCTTCGCCGGCGGCTTCGTCGGCGTCGACGTTTTTTTCGTGATCTCGGGCTATCTGATCACCGGCATCATCTCTCGGGAGATTTCGGATGGTTCCTTTTCGATCCTCCAGTTCTACGAAAGGCGAGCTCGAAGAATTCTACCAGCGCTTCTCACCGTGCTTACGGCCACCCTCGTCGTCGGCGCCGTGGTGCTCGTCCCGCACCAACTGACTGGTCTGGCTCAGTCCACTTTCGCCACTCTCAGCTTCGCGTCGAATATCTGGTTCTGGCGAACGATTGACTATTTCTCAGGTGACCAACACCTCTTACTCCACACTTGGTCCCTTGGCGTGGAAGAGCAGTTTTACATCTTCTTCCCGCTCGCTCTCGGTTTTTTCGCTCGAGTCAACCGTGTCGGGGTCGGCCTTGCTGCGCTTTTCTGCGCTTCGCTCGCGCTCTCAGTGTATCTCACGCCCAGAATGCCCGCCGCTTCATTCTACTTGCTGCCAACGCGTGGTTGGGAGCTGCTGATTGGCGCAATGTTGGCTCGCGGACGGCTCACTGCGCCTCCTTGGATAGGATGGGTAGGCTTGGGCGCGATCCTAGCTGCAACGAGCCTGTTTGACGCGTCAACGCGTTTTCCGGGATGGGTCGCGTTGCTGCCGACTCTCGGTGCGGCAAGTTTCATAGCGGCACGTCACTCATCGGCAGCCAGGCTTTTGTCACTCCGCCCGGTCGTTGGCCTTGGGCTCGTCTCATATTCCCTTTACCTATGGCATTGGCCTGCATTGCTGTTCAGCAGACAGGCTGGCTTGGATGGTCCAGCTTGGGGTATGGTGGCGCTGTTGGCATCACTCGTGCTTGCGGTTCTCTCTTGGCGCTTCATCGAAGGTCCGTTCCGCGCGCGCAGCGCAATGCCGACAGGAAGACTGCTTAAGATTACAGCGGCTGGGTTGATGTCAGTCAGCCTTTTGGCGGCGGTGAGCCTAAGCGGCCTCCTGTCCCGCTACTCCTCAGAAGCCCTCCAGTTTGCGGCGGGCTCTGCCGATAAGCCTTGGAGCTCGATCCGCTGCGAGCAATCACCGTGCATAGTGGGGCTTGGTGCGCCTCGCTACGCGCTGTGGGGAGACAGCCATGCCGGCGCGCTAGGGGAAGCCGTAAGCCTTGGAGCAGATGGTCCAGGGCGCATTGTCGCGTTCAACGCCTGCCCCCCTGTGCTCGCGTTTCGACCCATCAATCTCAAGGGGCGCGATCTCAATGAGTGTTTCGAACGGAACGCCGGCTTAGCTACCGAGCGCGCACCAGTAATTATCCTGGCTGCGTATTGGCCCTCGTATCTCGAACAGCCTGGCTTTTCGGAGAAGTTTAAGGCGACACTTAAACTATTGGTTCGATCGGGGAAAAAGGTAGTGGTAATCGTCGGTCCAGGCAGCGCAGACCGGGATCTACCCTCGAACTTGATGCAGCAGCTGCGGTGGACCGGTGGTTTCGACAAGCACTTTGCTCGCAATGTGCCACCTGCCACGTTTTTAGATTTGATCAGCACGAGTGGAGCTAAGGTGATCGACATTGGTCAGATCCTGTGCCCAGACGATCTTTGCCCGACCACGATCAATGGCCACCCGCTCTATTTTGACAGCCATCACCTCAGCGGCAACACCGGCCGATACCTCGGCCCACTTCTCGCAGCGCCGTTGGCGTCTGCCTCGCGCTAG
- a CDS encoding LuxR C-terminal-related transcriptional regulator: MTNVSEKRGDWPLTDRQFQCLEGFWARKTSKQIALELSISHHSVEKHLLACRERLQVSSSAEAARMIFAGDEALAVRPYYEASELHPDAAMSQRSGTHQLPCGSVGVTTEMAPLNRFGAGMTLFLILAIALGSILAVAGLIAAAQGANELGSALLS; encoded by the coding sequence ATGACGAACGTTTCCGAAAAGCGTGGCGATTGGCCTCTTACTGATCGCCAGTTCCAATGCCTCGAAGGCTTCTGGGCACGGAAGACCTCCAAGCAAATCGCTCTCGAACTGAGTATTAGCCATCATTCGGTCGAAAAGCACCTTCTTGCCTGCCGAGAGCGCCTCCAAGTTAGCTCCTCAGCCGAGGCGGCCAGAATGATCTTCGCTGGGGACGAAGCGCTGGCGGTCAGACCGTATTACGAGGCGTCGGAACTTCACCCGGACGCTGCCATGTCGCAACGATCAGGCACCCACCAACTGCCATGCGGCTCGGTCGGGGTGACTACGGAAATGGCGCCACTCAACCGGTTCGGCGCAGGCATGACTTTGTTCTTGATCCTCGCGATAGCGCTGGGATCGATCCTTGCAGTTGCTGGCTTAATCGCCGCGGCTCAGGGTGCGAACGAGCTCGGAAGTGCGCTTCTGTCGTAA